Part of the Tolypothrix sp. PCC 7910 genome, TCTGGTAAAAACCAAAATAGCGGCTGCTTGTTGAGGACTACACTAAGAATTTGGCTGATGCTGTGGGCGTGAATCTCAATTCCAGGAATTTTGCCAGAACGATCTGATTTCCCTGTACTATAAGGCGTATTAAAAAAATCATTGAGACTAGATGCCGTAGAACCAATTAAAACGATGCGGTCTTTGACTAATTCTGGTTTTACTTGGTCGGAAAGTAGTTGAGTAATTGTCACCTGCTGAGCAATTTGGCGGGGAGAACGATAATTGAGCAGGATTTGGTAGCCTGTGGTATCGGCGTGCTGATAAGCGCCATCATAAGGTTGGAGAGGTTTTAAGATAATATTACGCAGTTGCAGTTGTTTGTTAGAGGTCAATTGTGGTTGAATGCCTCCTACTGCTAAGTATTTGAGTGCTAACTGCCAGCTAAAGGAAAAAGCAGCTTGGCATGGATCATTGGCATTTGTACCTACTGATAAAAGATTGCGGCGAATTATGCCATCAGTGTCTTCGACAACATCGCTAAATCCCACTCTATCTGCTTCTATACCCTGAGGGGGTGCTGTTCCCGAATTTCCTGGGTTGGCTTTTTCTGAATGTTTACATACAGGAGTGATAATATCGCTATCTTGGAGGCGCTTTAGCAGTTTTTCATGTCCTGGTTGTACTGGTAGGTCACGAAAAATATCTAGACCGATGGCGCGAGGTTCAGATGCTTCTAGTTTGCCTAAAGCCTGGTCTAGGACTTCACCAGAAAGGGGCCAATTCCATTTTTTCAAGTCTTGTTCTGTGACTGCAACAATTAACAACCTGGGATCTACCCCTGGATCGGCGCGCATTTGCATCATGCGATCATATACTTTCAGTTCTAGCGGTTCTATAACTCCCAGTTTTTGAATACCTAGCATCAAAACAGTAATACAAGCACTGGTAATAATAGCTGGCTGTATGAATAAAGTTTTAAAATCTGCAAACATAATTACTAAATGAAAGTATTTTCAAAAATAAGTATGTTTTATAGTAAATTTTTCATGTCTAAGTTATTCAAGACAATTTACAAGTTGTAAGAAAGTAAAAATACTATGTGCTGCATTCTGCAGCGCTGGAGTCTTAGTATAGTAACCCATGAAAAGGTTTGGCAGTTATGCGTTACGCTATCGCTAACGCATCCTACGTGAACGAATTTATTCAGATGTTTCACATTTAAATTGCATATTTTGGACAGGCTAGATACCAATTCCGCAATATTTATAGACATTTGAAATATGCAAAATAGATGTAGTTTAGCTTGACCACTAATTCCTAAATACAATCTATAATTTTCTCTTTACCTTTAACTATGCATCAAAGTTCTGGTCGCTGGCGTTTAGGGCTGGCTTTATCGCTCATAACGGTGATATTGTGGGGTGTTCTACCTATCGTCCTGATGGTGACTCTTAAAGCGCTTGATGTCTATACAGTTATATGGTTTAGATTTTCGGTAGCCTTTGGTCTACTGGCTGTATATTTAGGGGTACAGGGTAAATTACCGACATTCGCACAATTGCGTTCTGCATCTTGGAAGTTATTAGCGATCGCAACCGTTTTTTTGGCGTTGAATTACTTTTTATTTTTGCAAGGTTTGTCACTGACTTCACCTGCAACTGCGGAAGTAATTATTCAGTTGTCTGTAGTTTTCTTAGGTTTGGGAGGGTTAATTGTTTTTCGAGAACGTTACAAACCACATCAATGGATGGGAGTATGTGTAATGACTCTCGGTTATATTTTATTTTTTCACGAACAGTTGACTAATTTAATTACAGCCCACCATAATTATCTTTTTGGCAGTACCTTAATTGTCTTAGGTGCAGCAGCATGGGCTATTTATGCTTTAGCACAAAAACAATTATTACAATCTTGGTCTTCTGCACAAATTATGCTTGTTGTTTACGGTGGATGCGCTATTTTATTTGCTCCCTTAGCGACAAGTCAAACAATTTTTACACTTAGTAATTTCTATTTGGGCGCATTGGTTTTTTGTGCATTAAATACAGTAATTGCCTATGGTGCTTTTGCGGAATCATTGGCACATTGGGAAGCCTCACGAGTGAGTGCAGTATTAGCTTTGGCACCTGTTGTAACTTTAATTGCAGTTTGGATTGTATCAGTAATTGCACCTTCATTACTTCTACCAGAAAAATTTACATTTTTAGGTCTCATAGGAGCGGCTTTAGTTGTTACTGGTGCTGCTGCAATTGCTATAGCAAAAGCTGAATAAATGGTAGCTTTTTCAGAGTTTTTACTGTGTATTAATTGTAGTAAATTAATCATCAATGGAAAGCTACATTAGAAATACTGAGGCAGGGTATTTTTTTCTTTGTTATGATTTCACAGTAAGCATCAACCAGTTGAGTAAATCTCTTGCCAATTAGATATTTGTAGTATCAGAATGGCTTTGTTACATTTAATTTTTGGCATTGTAACAACGAGATAAATACTCAAAAATCTGCGAATTAATGAGGCGATTAATATTAAATAACCTTACCAGGGTGTCCGAATAACTACCAGAGCCAACGCCTCGTGACACCACATCACCGAAACAGTTGAGCGATGATTAGTTTGTATGGTAAGTGGGCCAGCAGCCTGAGAAGAATTTCAATAGTGCTGGTTCTTTCAGTGTTGCTGCCAACATTTGGAATGAGTAATTCTGTGTTAGCAGCAGAACAAGTTTATGGTTCTTATTCAGCTCTCAGACTTTCTATACCGATAACTTCTTTAGAAATATATGCCCAGAATGGTGTAATTGATAACAAGCTGAATGTTTACCAACAGTACCTACCACCACAAAAACTCCAAGATTTACGGAGAATTTTACTTACTCCTGTAAAAGTAAGTCCGGTCGTGGTTGCACAATTTCTCTACACACCACAAGGGGAATTTATTCTCCGAAGGTTAGCAGAAGCAATTAAAACAACATCTCCACAAACACAACCGGAATATCAAACTTTACGATTGGCGTTTATTTCTGCAGCTGCGGAACAGGGAGGGCTAACATTATTAAATCTGTTACGCAAGTATCCCAACAGCAGTATTAATATTGATTTAGCGCACAGTATGGGGATAGCTGGGGAACTAGAACAGCTCATCAATGAAACTAGCCTAGCGATCGCAGAAGTTAACCGTAAGTCCAATATAGAAGCTACTAACCAAGAACCAATAAATTTCTCCCAATTGCCAGATTTACGACAATTAGGAAAATTCACAGCGCAAAAATACGCACTAGAATTTCTCGACTTGTCACGGCGTAGGCATTTATCAACGGATGTTTATATACCTAATGTCCAAAGTCCAGCACCAGTAATTGTCATTTCTCACGGTTTGGGTACAGATAGCAGCAATTTCCGTTATTTAGCTACTCATTTAGCTTCCTATGGATTTGCCGTTGTTGTGCCTAATCATAGCGATGCGGAACAATTGCGATCGCCAATTAATAACAAGACTATTGAAGTTACACAAGCAGATGAATTTACTAACCGACCTTTAGATGTGAAATACATCCTGAATCAACTGGAAGCGGCGAACCAGTCTGATTCTCGGTTTAAAGGGAAGTTAAATCTGCAACAAGTAGGAGTGTTTGGACAATCTTTAGGTGGTTATACAGCCTTAGCTTTGGCGGGCGCTAAGATTAACTTTGAGCAACTGCAACGAGATTGTCAGCCAAAGTTACTCGAAGATACTTGGAATATGTCTTTACTTCTCCAATGTCGCGCCTTAGCGTTAAAAAATGGGCAGTCTGGGGAAGAAATGAACTTGCGGGATGAGAGAGTTAAAGCTGCGATCGCAGTTAACCCCATTACTAGCTCCATTTTTGGCAAAGCTGGCTTGAGCCAAGTTAAAATTCCTGTGATGGTGGTTGGTAGTAGTGATGATACGGTTGCACCAGCCTTATTCGAGCAAATTGTCCCCTTCTCTTGGTTTGCGAATCCCCAAAAGTATCTCGTAATGTTGAATGGTGCAAGTCACTTTTCTACCATTGGTAATGGTAATAGCGATCGCGAGGCTGTAGGGTCACTGGCTCAAGTTATTGGCGATAATCCAGATCAAGCACATCGTTACATGAATGCTTTGAGTTTACCCTTCTTCCAAACTCACGTTGCGGGAACCTCAACATACTTCCCCTACCTCAACGCCGCCTACGCTAAAGCTATTTCTAGTCAGCCTTTAAGTGTGAGTTTTGTGCAGTCTCTACAACCCACAGAATTAGCTCAAATAGTTGACACCGAAGGTACAGCAACCAAAGGATTGAGCAAAAAGTCACCTAACTCCATCGTTAGTTTTGGATTTTGGATGTTGGATGTGGGTATGGCGCTGCTGCATGTGATTATGTTTCTGTGAGGTGGGGATTGGGGAACTCGGGGCCCCCTCTGGGGATAAGGGGTAATGGGGATTGGGAAAATTCTTGTGAGTGAATGAGGTGGAGTTTCATACAAAAATTATGTTGAGTGCGATCGCTCGTGTCTCTACATAATTTTTGTGGGAGAATATCATCTTCGGTTTCTAAAATTAAACTGTGCAAGGTTTTCTTAACTTAAACAAACCATTTGACTGGACTTCTCATGATTGTGTGGCGCGGGTGCGGAAACTCCTGCGCCTCAAACGTGTGGGACACG contains:
- a CDS encoding DMT family transporter → MHQSSGRWRLGLALSLITVILWGVLPIVLMVTLKALDVYTVIWFRFSVAFGLLAVYLGVQGKLPTFAQLRSASWKLLAIATVFLALNYFLFLQGLSLTSPATAEVIIQLSVVFLGLGGLIVFRERYKPHQWMGVCVMTLGYILFFHEQLTNLITAHHNYLFGSTLIVLGAAAWAIYALAQKQLLQSWSSAQIMLVVYGGCAILFAPLATSQTIFTLSNFYLGALVFCALNTVIAYGAFAESLAHWEASRVSAVLALAPVVTLIAVWIVSVIAPSLLLPEKFTFLGLIGAALVVTGAAAIAIAKAE
- a CDS encoding alpha/beta hydrolase: MISLYGKWASSLRRISIVLVLSVLLPTFGMSNSVLAAEQVYGSYSALRLSIPITSLEIYAQNGVIDNKLNVYQQYLPPQKLQDLRRILLTPVKVSPVVVAQFLYTPQGEFILRRLAEAIKTTSPQTQPEYQTLRLAFISAAAEQGGLTLLNLLRKYPNSSINIDLAHSMGIAGELEQLINETSLAIAEVNRKSNIEATNQEPINFSQLPDLRQLGKFTAQKYALEFLDLSRRRHLSTDVYIPNVQSPAPVIVISHGLGTDSSNFRYLATHLASYGFAVVVPNHSDAEQLRSPINNKTIEVTQADEFTNRPLDVKYILNQLEAANQSDSRFKGKLNLQQVGVFGQSLGGYTALALAGAKINFEQLQRDCQPKLLEDTWNMSLLLQCRALALKNGQSGEEMNLRDERVKAAIAVNPITSSIFGKAGLSQVKIPVMVVGSSDDTVAPALFEQIVPFSWFANPQKYLVMLNGASHFSTIGNGNSDREAVGSLAQVIGDNPDQAHRYMNALSLPFFQTHVAGTSTYFPYLNAAYAKAISSQPLSVSFVQSLQPTELAQIVDTEGTATKGLSKKSPNSIVSFGFWMLDVGMALLHVIMFL